Proteins from one Ranitomeya variabilis isolate aRanVar5 chromosome 1, aRanVar5.hap1, whole genome shotgun sequence genomic window:
- the SMAD1 gene encoding mothers against decapentaplegic homolog 1 isoform X1, with amino-acid sequence MNVTSLFSFTSPAVKRLLGWKQGDEEEKWAEKAVDALVKKLKKKKGAMEELEKALSCPGQPSNCVTIPRSLDGRLQVSHRKGLPHVIYCRVWRWPDLQSHHELKPLECCEYPFGSKQKEVCINPYHYKRVESPVLPPVLVPRHSEYNPQHSLLAQFRTMEPSEPHMPHNATFPDSFQQPNSHPFPHSPNSSYPNSPGSSSTYPHSPASSDPGSPFQIPADTPPPAYMPPEDQMTQENSQPMDTNMMVPPIPQEINRADVQAVAYEEPKHWCSIVYYELNNRVGEAFHASSTSVLVDGFTDPSNNRNRFCLGLLSNVNRNSTIENTRRHIGKGVHLYYVGGEVYAECLSDSSIFVQSRNCNYHHGFHPTTVCKIPSGCSLKIFNNQEFAQLLAQSVNHGFETVYELTKMCTIRMSFVKGWGAEYHRQDVTSTPCWIEIHLHGPLQWLDKVLTQMGSPHNPISSVS; translated from the exons ATGAATGTGACCAGCCTTTTCTCCTTTACTAGCCCAGCAGTGAAGAGGCTGCTTGGCTGGAAACAAGGAGATGAGGAAGAAAAATGGGCAGAAAAAGCAGTAGATGCATTGGTTAAAAAACTGAAGAAAAAGAAAGGCGCCATGGAAGAGTTGGAGAAGGCCCTGAGTTGTCCTGGACAGCCAAGTAACTGTGTCACCATTCCCCGCTCACTGGATGGAAGACTACAAGTATCTCACCGGAAGGGGCTCCCCCATGTCATTTACTGCCGAGTATGGCGCTGGCCTGATCTGCAGAGCCATCATGAACTGAAACCTCTGGAGTGCTGCGAGTATCCATTCGGCTCCAAGCAGAAGGAAGTCTGCATAAACCCTTACCACTACAAAAGGGTGGAAAGTCCGG TTCTTCCTCCAGTGCTTGTTCCAAGACACAGCGAGTACAACCCGCAACACAGCCTCCTGGCTCAGTTTCGAACAATGGAGCCCTCTGAGCCACACATGCCACACAATGCCACGTTTCCAGATTCTTTCCAGCAGCCAAACAGCCACCCGTTTCCACATTCACCCAACAGTAGCTACCCGAACTCCCCCGGCAGCAGCAGTACTTACCCTCATTCTCCGGCAAGCTCTGATCCTGGAAGCCCCTTCCAGATCCCAG CAGACACCCCTCCTCCAGCTTACATGCCTCCTGAAGATCAGATGACCCAGGAGAACTCTCAGCCGATGGACACAAACATGATGGTTCCTCCCATCCCTCAAGAAATAAATCGAGCAG ATGTTCAAGCTGTTGCTTACGAGGAGCCAAAACACTGGTGTTCTATTGTCTATTATGAGCTGAACAATCGCGTAGGAGAGGCGTTTCATGCCTCCTCCACAAGTGTCTTGGTGGATGGCTTCACCGATCCTTCAAACAACCGGAACAGATTTTGTCTTGGGCTTTTGTCAAATGTTAACCGCAACTCCACTATTGAGAACACTAGAAGGCATATTGGGAAAG GTGTTCACTTGTATTACGTTGGAGGTGAAGTGTACGCTGAGTGTCTGAGTGACAGCAGCATTTTTGTCCAGAGCCGGAATTGTAACTATCATCATGGCTTTCACCCAACCACTGTCTGTAAGATACCCAGCGGTTGCAGCCTGAAGATATTCAACAACCAGGAGTTTGCTCAGCTTTTGGCTCAGTCTGTGAACCATGGTTTTGAGACCGTCTATGAACTAACAAAGATGTGCACTATCCGGATGAGTTTTGTCAAG GGCTGGGGTGCAGAATATCATCGCCAGGATGTCACCAGCACCCCCTGCTGGATTGAGATTCACCTGCATGGCCCACTTCAGTGGCTGGATAAAGTACTTACTCAGATGGGCTCCCCCCATAATCCCATCTCCTCTGTCTCCTAA
- the SMAD1 gene encoding mothers against decapentaplegic homolog 1 isoform X2, giving the protein MNVTSLFSFTSPAVKRLLGWKQGDEEEKWAEKAVDALVKKLKKKKGAMEELEKALSCPGQPSNCVTIPRSLDGRLQVSHRKGLPHVIYCRVWRWPDLQSHHELKPLECCEYPFGSKQKEVCINPYHYKRVESPVLPPVLVPRHSEYNPQHSLLAQFRTMEPSEPHMPHNATFPDSFQQPNSHPFPHSPNSSYPNSPGSSSTYPHSPASSDPGSPFQIPDTPPPAYMPPEDQMTQENSQPMDTNMMVPPIPQEINRADVQAVAYEEPKHWCSIVYYELNNRVGEAFHASSTSVLVDGFTDPSNNRNRFCLGLLSNVNRNSTIENTRRHIGKGVHLYYVGGEVYAECLSDSSIFVQSRNCNYHHGFHPTTVCKIPSGCSLKIFNNQEFAQLLAQSVNHGFETVYELTKMCTIRMSFVKGWGAEYHRQDVTSTPCWIEIHLHGPLQWLDKVLTQMGSPHNPISSVS; this is encoded by the exons ATGAATGTGACCAGCCTTTTCTCCTTTACTAGCCCAGCAGTGAAGAGGCTGCTTGGCTGGAAACAAGGAGATGAGGAAGAAAAATGGGCAGAAAAAGCAGTAGATGCATTGGTTAAAAAACTGAAGAAAAAGAAAGGCGCCATGGAAGAGTTGGAGAAGGCCCTGAGTTGTCCTGGACAGCCAAGTAACTGTGTCACCATTCCCCGCTCACTGGATGGAAGACTACAAGTATCTCACCGGAAGGGGCTCCCCCATGTCATTTACTGCCGAGTATGGCGCTGGCCTGATCTGCAGAGCCATCATGAACTGAAACCTCTGGAGTGCTGCGAGTATCCATTCGGCTCCAAGCAGAAGGAAGTCTGCATAAACCCTTACCACTACAAAAGGGTGGAAAGTCCGG TTCTTCCTCCAGTGCTTGTTCCAAGACACAGCGAGTACAACCCGCAACACAGCCTCCTGGCTCAGTTTCGAACAATGGAGCCCTCTGAGCCACACATGCCACACAATGCCACGTTTCCAGATTCTTTCCAGCAGCCAAACAGCCACCCGTTTCCACATTCACCCAACAGTAGCTACCCGAACTCCCCCGGCAGCAGCAGTACTTACCCTCATTCTCCGGCAAGCTCTGATCCTGGAAGCCCCTTCCAGATCCCAG ACACCCCTCCTCCAGCTTACATGCCTCCTGAAGATCAGATGACCCAGGAGAACTCTCAGCCGATGGACACAAACATGATGGTTCCTCCCATCCCTCAAGAAATAAATCGAGCAG ATGTTCAAGCTGTTGCTTACGAGGAGCCAAAACACTGGTGTTCTATTGTCTATTATGAGCTGAACAATCGCGTAGGAGAGGCGTTTCATGCCTCCTCCACAAGTGTCTTGGTGGATGGCTTCACCGATCCTTCAAACAACCGGAACAGATTTTGTCTTGGGCTTTTGTCAAATGTTAACCGCAACTCCACTATTGAGAACACTAGAAGGCATATTGGGAAAG GTGTTCACTTGTATTACGTTGGAGGTGAAGTGTACGCTGAGTGTCTGAGTGACAGCAGCATTTTTGTCCAGAGCCGGAATTGTAACTATCATCATGGCTTTCACCCAACCACTGTCTGTAAGATACCCAGCGGTTGCAGCCTGAAGATATTCAACAACCAGGAGTTTGCTCAGCTTTTGGCTCAGTCTGTGAACCATGGTTTTGAGACCGTCTATGAACTAACAAAGATGTGCACTATCCGGATGAGTTTTGTCAAG GGCTGGGGTGCAGAATATCATCGCCAGGATGTCACCAGCACCCCCTGCTGGATTGAGATTCACCTGCATGGCCCACTTCAGTGGCTGGATAAAGTACTTACTCAGATGGGCTCCCCCCATAATCCCATCTCCTCTGTCTCCTAA